The following are from one region of the Zonotrichia leucophrys gambelii isolate GWCS_2022_RI chromosome 1A, RI_Zleu_2.0, whole genome shotgun sequence genome:
- the LOC135442211 gene encoding patatin-like phospholipase domain-containing protein 2 has product MLDREGGWSVSFAGCGFLGVYHIGAATCLQERAPHVIRDARHIYGASAGALAGAVLVGGGSLAQACADVLALAKEARKRNLGPLHPSFNVIKIIRDGLMRNLPENTHQLSSGRLCISLTRVSDGKNALISNFNSKEEVIQALICSSFVPIYCGLIPPSFRGVRYVDGGISDNLPHYECKNTITVSPFAGECDICPKGKSANFHEMNVTNTSIQFSLGNLYRLTQALFPPEPKVLGEICEQGYLDALKFLKENGILNDSIYIHLPFTKKKPHEAAQQHLDHVKRRKLTENNGVETLKMTSLNDQLKQNPWPLEKSIFESLPPRLRKALQEACKEQNGFYAQFSKLFPMRVISYLMLPYTLPVESAYSVALRLVNWFPDMPADVRWMQEQLFRIAATVYAQAKSKLFCTARKDNYASLRKCQTVPSTVEFRSSYCHLKMPHSAAHIESWLWESSCFMQSAMKNAPADIQEQSDLKSYPNFLPNPDESALEIDVDSSSETSFQTAPEY; this is encoded by the exons ATGCTGGACCGCGAGGGCGGCTGGAGCGTGTCCTTCGCCGGCTGCGGCTTCCTGGGCGTCTACCACATCGGCGCCGCCACCTGCCTGCAGGAGCGCGCCCCGCACGTCATCCGCGACGCGCGGCACATCTACGGCGCCTCCGCCGGGGCGCTCGCCGGCGCCGTCCTCGTCGGAGGCGGCTCTCTGG ctcaGGCTTGTGCAGATGTTCTGGCATTAGCCAAAGAAGCTAGAAAGCGAAATCTGGGTCCTCTTCATCCTTCCTTTAATGTGATAAAGATAATAAGAGATGGGCTGATGAGAAATCTCCCAGAAAACACGCACCAGTTGTCATCAGGCAGACTGTGTATTTCACTAACCAGAGTATCAGATGGCAAGAATGCCTTGATATCTAACTTTAACTCTAAAGAAGAAGTTATACAG GCTTTAATCTGTAGTTCATTTGTTCCTATTTATTGTGGTCTCATTCCACCATCGTTTAGAGGTGTG CGCTACGTGGACGGAGGAATCAGTGACAACTTGCCTCACTATGAGTGTAAGAACACCATCACCGTGTCCCCTTTTGCTGGGGAGTGTGACATCTGTCCCAAGGGCAAGTCAGCCAACTTCCATGAGATGAACGTGACCAACACCAGCATTCAGTTCAGCCTGGGCAACCTTTACCGCTTAACACAGGCACTCTTTCCACCTGAACCCAAG GTGCTTGGAGAGATCTGTGAGCAGGGATATTTGGATGCTCTTAAATTCCTGAAGGAGAATG GTATTCTGAATGACTCGATTTATATCCACTTGcccttcacaaaaaaaaaaccccatgaggCTGCACAACAACACCTTGACCAtgtgaagagaagaaaattgaCAGAAAATAACGGAGTAGAAACTTTGAAAATGACCAGCCTAAACGATCAGCTAAAGCAAAACCCATGGCCTTTGGAGAAGAGCATATTTGAGAGTCTACCTCCCAGACTTCGTAAAG CACTGCAGGAAGCTTGTAAAGAACAGAATGGGTTCTATGCTCAGTTCTCTAAGCTGTTCCCCATGCGGGTGATATCCTACCTGATGCTGCCCTACACGCTCCCAGTGGAGTCTGCTTACTCGGTCGCTTTACG GTTGGTGAACTGGTTTCCTGATATGCCTGCTGACGTTCGAtggatgcaggagcagctttttCGGATTGCTGCCACAGTTTATGCCCAGGCTAAAAGCAAGCTGTTCTGTACAGCCAG gaaagaCAATTATGCATCACTAAGAAAATGTCAGACTGTCCCATCTACTGTGGAATTTCGTTCTTCATACTGCCACCTTAAAATGCCTCACTCTGCTGCACACATTGAGAGCTGGCTCTGGGAATCTTCATGCTTCATGCAGTCAGCTATGAAAAATGCTCCTGCTGATATCCAGGAGCAGTCTGACTTAAAGTCCTATCCTAATTTCCTCCCAAATCCTGATGAATCTGCATTGGAAATAGATGTTGACTCTTCCTCAGAGACAAGTTTCCAGACTGCTCCAGAGTATTAA